In a genomic window of Thunnus thynnus chromosome 16, fThuThy2.1, whole genome shotgun sequence:
- the LOC137199786 gene encoding E3 ubiquitin/ISG15 ligase TRIM25-like, translated as MAAATSLLSEDQFLCSICLDVFTDPVSTPCGHNFCKNCISEHWNIAVQCQCPICKTLFYTKPELQVNIFISEMVDRFRQSAQQRASSSRSEQQAAKPGEVPCDVCTGTKLKAVKSCLVCLVSYCETHLEPHLTASGLKRHQLIDPVENMEGRMCVNHNKLLELFCKDDQTCVCMLCTILDHKAHNVVPLKQEYEEKKAELVKTEAEIQQMIQKRRLKIQEIKQSIKLSKENADKEIAEDVHVFTKLKELVEKYQARVITVIEEKQKRTEKQAEGFIKELEQEISELKKRSSDLEKLSRSEDHLHLLQSFPSLNAAPPTKDWTEIGVCQPSYDGIVRTAVVQLKETLKKVCPEAELM; from the coding sequence ATGGCTGCTGCCACTAGTCTGCTGTctgaagatcagtttctgtgctccatctgtctggatgtgttcactgatccagtcagtacaccatgtggacacaacttctgcaaaaactgcatcagTGAACACTGGAATATTGCTGTCCAATGTCAGTGTCCCATCTGTAAAACGCTTTTCTACACAAAACCTGAGCTGCAGGTCAACATTTTCATCTCTGAGATGGTTGATCGGTTCAGACAGTCAGCTCAACAGagagccagcagcagcagatcagagcaacaagctgccaaaccaggagaagttccctgtgacgtctgcactggaaccaaactgaaggctgtgaagtcctgtctggtgtgtctggtgtcctactgtgagactcacctggagcctcatctgACAGCATCAGGActgaaaagacatcagctgatTGATCCTGTAGAGAACATGGAGGGAAGAATGTGTGTGAACCACAATAAACTGCTGGAGTTGTTCTGCAAGGATGATCAGACATGTGTCTGTATGCTCTGCACTATTTTAGACCACAAAGCACATAATGTTGTTCCGCTGAAACAagaatatgaagaaaagaagGCCGAGCTGGTGAAGACAGAGGCTGAGattcagcagatgatccagaagagaCGACTGAAAATTCAAGAGATCAAACAATCCATCAAGCTCAGCAAGGAAAATGCAGACAAAGAGATAGCAGAAGATGTTCATGTCTTCACCAAACTGAAGGAGTTAGTTGAGAAATACCAGGCCAGAGTCATCACAGTGATTGAAGAGAAGCAGAAaaggacagagaaacaggctgaaggattcatcaaagagctggagcaggaaatctCTGAGTTGAAGAAGAGGAGTTCTGATCTGGAGAAGCTCTCACGCtctgaagaccacctccacctcctccaaagCTTCCCGTCCCTGAACGCTGCTCCAcccaccaaagactggacagaaATCGGAGTCTGTCAGCCGTCATATGATGGGATTGTGAGGACAGCTGTGGTTCAGCTgaaggaaacactgaagaaagTGTGTCCAGAGGCTGAGCTGATGTGA